CTCCATAAGGATAGAAAATCATTACAATAACTCACAAGGAATGGAGATTATGCAAGAATTTGTTCGTGAAAAACTAACGCTTCCCAATGATGGAAAAAAATTATTACTCCACTCTTGTTGTGCCCCTTGCTCCGGCGAAGTGATGGAAGCGATGGTTGCTTCAGGGATAGATTTTACAATCTACTTCTATAATCCCAATATTCACCCCTTAAAAGAGTATGAGATCCGCAAGGAAGAGAATATCCGCTTTGCCGAGAAATTTGGCATTCCTTTTATTGATGCAGACTATGATCGTGATAACTGGTTCGAGCGCGCAAAAGGAATGGAGATGGAGCCTGAGCGTGGTATTCGTTGCACCATGTGTTTTGATATGCGCTTTGAAAGATCAGCACTTTATGCTTATGAAAATGGCTTTGATGTGATGACAAGCTCACTTGGCATCTCTCGCTGGAAAGATATGAACCAGATTAATGATTGTGGCGTTCGCGCGGCTGATAAATACCCAGGATTAACCTACTGGGATTATAACTGGCGTAAAGGCGGCGGCTCTGCAAGAATGATCGAAATCAGTAAGCGCGAAGAGTTCTACCAACAAGAGTATTGTGGTTGTGCTTACTCACTACGAGATACAAATAAATTCCGTAGAAGCCGTGGTAGAGATTCAATTAAACTTGGTGTTCTCTACTATACCAACGATCAAAAAACACAGACAGAGCAGTAAGTATTCCTAAATTTAATCTGCAATAGATTCCTTACCCCCTTTAAAAAACTGCATATATTGCCGGCATTTAAAGAGGGTTATGATTATTATAGTTTAGGAAAAAACTATAAAGGCTTATCGTTACTCTTTACACTCAACTTCAAATGGGCCGGATGATAAAACCCGAAGCGCATCAATACTCGCGTACCCTTCTGCTGTTTTAGGTCCAAAATAACCAATAGATGTTGCTTGCACCTTAATAGGCCCTGTAACGGCGCATCCTTTTTCTTCAAACTTTGGATCATTTAAGTCTGTTTTAATGCCGAGATAAACAGCCGCTCTTGCAGTTTCTTGCGGCGTCATTTTAAAGTGTTTATTCAAAACAAAACGACTATTTTGTCCCTTATCAGGATTACCAATTAATACAGGTATCTTTGTTAGATCTTTTTCCGCAATATCAAACTCAAAGCGATAGCCAAAAAGAGAGCTAGGCTCATAGTAGAGTGTTCCCTCTAAAATTTGAGATCCCACATAATAACTATAATCCCCTTGCTCTAAGGCTTGCTGAAAAGGAATTTCTGTAAAACTCGCATCATCCGTTTGGGCTTGTGCGGTCACCCCAAAACCTACTAGTAAAGCGCTTAAAATCAATTGTTTCATAACTTCCTCCCATCCATTAACTTTTATCATCACCTTTTCATTTTAACGAATTAAACAAAAATTACCTGATTAAAGTCCACAGCAATCTAAATTATCAATTGTCTCAATACATTCTGCCGCATCCGCCACAACGACTAACTTATTCAAAAAGACGGGGTTTTCCTCAAAAAAGTGATCTAAGCGAGCCTCAAATTTTTTAGAAAACTTTAATAATTCAATTGTGTTTTTCCAGCTCTCTATAGGCTTTTTCTTGGTCAATTTAGCCAAAAGATACCGTTTAACTAAACGAAAAACTATACGCGAATACGGAGTTTTTACCCGAAAAATCACAGAAGAAGCCTCAAAAAATGCCATCATCCGTCTATCATATGCGCCTTCCATGATCCATTCATTTTGCTTTAGGATCAGCGTGATTTGATGACTCATGACTTCTTCTTGATTCTTCACATAATTATCTTGCGTTAAATCCCAATAGATAGCATCAAACTCATAAGCTTTTATTGCATAATGGCTTCCAAGTGCTGCTGCAATTGTACTTTTCCCAACACCTGATGGCCCAACGATCGCTATCTTCATTATAAACACCTCTTTTAATACACTTTTAATAGCCGATTAATCTTTGAATAAAAAAGCGAAAGATCATGATTATCTTTCGCTTTTTGGCAATGTATTCGTTTAAATAACAGTAGATAAACATCAATAGATGTATCATTTTTAACTATTTATAAGTTTTAATGACGATTTATCATTACTCTTCATCTTGAACGATTTCACGCCCTGGCAAAATAAGATTTAAGATAAGCGCTGAGAGTGAACCAACTGTAATTCCTGACTTAAAGATGACTTGAATAAACTCTGGTAAATCATTCAATACTTCAGGGCGCATGGTGACCATTAAGCCCAAACCAAGTGATACAGAGATGACAAGACCATTACGTTTATTAATCTCCACACGGCCAAGTACTTGAATACCGGCTGTAATAATCATTGCAAACATCATCAATCCCGCGCCTCCCAATACAGGTAGCGGAATTGAAACAACTAATGCCCCAAAAATTGGGAAGATCCCGGCAAGCACTAATAAAACACCCGCCATCGCAACAACAAAGCGGCTAGCAACCCCTGTTAAAGAGATAATACCGATATTTTGCGCAAAAGTTGAAAATGGTGTTGTCGACATTAATGCCGCAAAAGCAGAACCTAAACCTTCACACAGGATTCCGCTCTTCATGCGTTTGCCAGATACTTTCGTCTGTGTTGCTTCACCTAGTGCTAAAAAGTTCCCACTTGATTCAACAATGGTGACAAGGTAGGCAATACTCATCCCAATAATACCGGAAATTGGAAATGCAAAACCGTATTCAAAGAGTTTTGGAAGGGCGAATACAGGTGCTTCTTCAATACCAGAAAAATTAATTAAGCCTAGTTCAAGTCCAAAACCTTTCTCTAAAACAATTACAGCAATATAGCCGACAACCATTCCAATAACGATTGAAGCGGAAGCAAAAATCCCTCTTCCCCATTGTGTTAAAGCAATCACCACAAAAAGGACAAAAAATGCTACTAAAAGATTAGAAGCCGAAGCATATTGTGTGCTTCCAACCTGGCCACCAGCAAACCAGTCAAGCCCAACTGGCAGTAGGCTTAACCCAATCATCGCCACAACCGTTCCTGTAACCACAGGTGGAAATAGCTTACGGATTTGCGGCATAAAGAAACTACCAATAATCATCACAAGTGAAGCGACTAATGAAGAGCCTAAAATGCCGGCAACCCCATATTCACTATTACCAATTGCAATAGCTGAGGCAACAAAGGTAAAACTTGTCCCCATAACTGCAGGTAATCTCAAACCTATTGGGCCAATACCTCTTGATTGTACAAACGTCACAGCACCTGAGACTAAAAGTGCGGCATTTACTAACGCGATTTTTTCTGCGCCACTTAATCCAAGTGCGCTACCAATCACTAAAGGAACAGCAATAATACCGCCTAAAGCGGCAAGGAGATGTTGAGCGGCAAGAAGGAGGGAGATACCAAAAGGAGGCTTATCTTCAAGATGATATAAAAGTTGGTCTTTCATGGAGTTGATGGGTCTCTAGATGAAAAGAAATGAGGAAAATTTTAGCTCAAAGGATCTACATTAAAATCCTAGAGGAACTATTAGGCGCATATTATACACCGATAAAATAAAAGGACCGGATAATTCATTAGCTTAATCAAATTTTTGTAAAAATTTAAGAGCATCTCGCCAAATAGCACCATAAAACTTAAAAGTGATAATCCTCGGTGATAAGGTTATCTCTCGCTATTAACACAGATCTTAATGCTTTACTTTAAGCGCCACGATATCCGTTACAGGAATTGAGCGATTCCACTCAAAACAGCTTGGGCAGCTCCACTGCATCGCTTTTGTGGTATAGCCACATGATTCACAACGAAACTGGGCATATTGGTCTAACATTTCTCTAAAAGTTTTCTCAACCAAAATCGCATCGGTGCGCTCTTGTTGATATTTTTGTAATTTATTAAGCAGCATCAAACCATAAAGATTACTCTCTTTTTTCAATACTGATTGTAAATACTCAACCCCCGCCTCAAACGATTCATTAAGAATCAAATAGTGTGTTTTCCATGCTTTTAACACAATATGATCATTCACGATAATGGCTCTCTCTAACCACTCGTAAAAATATTCAGGGCGCTTATTACGAGATGATAATTCATAAACCATCGGCGTAATCACCGGCAATAGCTCGGTTCTTTGACCCTCTATTAACATTAAAGATTCTAAAGAGGCCTCAAAATTTTCATAATAATAAAGGGCATAAGCTCGTATTAAATTAGCTCTCGCGCAATCATTATCGGCTAACAAAGCTTTATCAAGCCAGAGCGTTAAACGATCTAAATTAGGCGGATCTTGTAATAACAGCTCTTCTTCTGCTAGCTCACAATAAAGATGCGCCATTTCAGCTAATAGATCTTCTGTTAAAGGGGTTACCTGCTCCAACATCGCAATGCTTTGTAACCATTCGCGTTGTTGTTTATAGACTTTACTAAGCTTGAGAAGTGCTACTTTTTTATAATTTTCAGATTCTAATAGTAATCGTAAGGTACTCTCCCCACGATCGAGCATCCCTGCGGCTAAATAATCTTCAGCAAGGGAGAGATAAACTTTCTCTGTTAAAGCTTTAGTCGGTGCCTCTTTAATTAGGTATTCATGAAGATTTATCGCTTTATCAATCTCTCCACGTTTTCTAAAAACATCCCCTAACATTAAGCTGAAATTAAGGTTATCAGCATCATAATCAGGTGGTAATGTTAAAAGCTGATCATCAACCTCTTGGCTCTCTTCAATAAAATAACGAAGATTAAGATAGCGTAGCATCTTCTGTTTTTTGACATTATCTCGCTTAGCTGCCAGCCAACCAATCAAAAGTCCTAATGGTAAAAGAAGCCAAATATATTCAAACATAAATTAGTGCAAAACCACCACTTCGTGTAAATCACCATCCATAGACCAAAGCGATCGCCAATTGATGCCTCTTACTAAAAGCGTTATCTGACAACGATCATTATAAGACATGGGTCTTTCTTTTTAATTCTGCATTCTCTTTCTCAAGACGTTTTACAGAATTTTTTAACCCCATATTGCTAAAAACACGGGAGATATTTAAAAGTGCTAAAACCCCAATCGTAAAGAGTGCTCCTATCATAAAAATAACGCAGATAAAAAGAGAGGTATTTAAGGTCGCATCGCCAATAAGATAATTAAAAGAGACCTGGCTATCACGGTTAACATAGAAGACAATAAATACGACTGCAAAAATCAGCACCCAAACCGCAATTTTTAGCCAAAAATAGATACGCTTCATAATCTTATCGATCCTTTCCCATGTTCTATATATAATAACTGTGTCACTGTAGCATAATTTCATCATGCGAGCTTTGCATTTTACCCTTATCATGGTAAATTATAAAGCGTTATCGAAGATTGAAAATATAGTAAAGTATCTAACTTCTTAAGTATTCAAAAGACGAAAAGTATTTAATTTGCTAAATCCTCATTTAGCCTTGTCCACCTTAAGAAACATTACTGATCTCATAGCGCCTTTGATGCATATATTAAAATAACGCCTATGCAACGCTATGCGACCCTACTAAAACTTCTACTATAATAATTTGCTTCACCATATATATAATTTTAAATGATTAACTAATTGAACGAGAATAAGAACATCATCAATATTCTCTTTTTGATACTGAATATATTATAAAAAACAGACTTAAATGAATTCTATGAAAGAAACGATATTGACACGTTGGAACGATTTATCCGTGGCAGCGAAAGAAATCTTGCGCAATAAAGAACCTATAAACTTCTCTAATACGCCTCCTGCGCTAGAGCTACTGAGTCAAATTTCTCAACTAACGTCTCAAGATACTACTCAAAAGCAGCTCATTGTAACGTACCATATTAGTGATGCTATTTTTGTTCAAATGTTTCTTCAAGAAGCGAATCCTGATCTTACTATTGAAGCAATTTTACCTCACAAAATTAATACAGATATAGCTCTTGATACCAATATCATTATTGCCCCGTTCTCGCTCTTTTTAGTCAATGAGGCATGCCATGAAAAAATGCCACTTACTGAATTTGATACCATTACTTTTGATCAAAAAGTTGCGCCTGAATTTCTCACACAATACTTAATGGATCATGAGAGTTATAAAACACTCTTCAATGAAGATCATAAAGCCCTAATTCTCTTTACTGATTTCCAAAGTATTACCTCAGCAATATCGCCAGTTGAGGCGGTGAATCCTTTAGAGACAATTAAACCTAAAGGCGCCAAAATCTCTTTAGGCAAGTCTCAAGAAAAAGCCAAACAAAAAGAGAACGTTCAAGAGGACGTGACTGAAAAAACAGAAAAAGAGCTTAAAGCATTAAAAGACTCTAAGAAAAAAGTAGAAGCTACTGATAAAAAAGACGAGGAAGCGTCTATCAAAGAGCCTGCTAAAAAAGCAACGACCAAAAAAGATCAAAATCAGAGTATTGAAGATGAAAAAGCTATCGAGACCGCTGACCCTTCTGCATTTATTGCGGTAGTTGCCAGAAATGTACAACGCCAATATATTCGTGATTACATCCGTGAACATAATCTACAACATGTCTTAATCGTTACCCACAATCGTCAATCAGCGAGATTATTAGAAAAATATCTCTATCGTGCTCGTATTCGTAGCCGCGTTGTTCACGAAAAAATTGATGATGAAACTGCAACAAGCCTTTTTGATCGCTATAACGATGGTCAGTTTACAGCAATGATTTTAATGCACCGAGTGGTAGAGGAACTTGCTGCAAAAATTCAAAAATGTGATGCGGTTATTTTCTTAGATTTCCCAACGGTATATTCAGAATATG
The nucleotide sequence above comes from Ignatzschineria rhizosphaerae. Encoded proteins:
- a CDS encoding nucleobase:cation symporter-2 family protein, with protein sequence MKDQLLYHLEDKPPFGISLLLAAQHLLAALGGIIAVPLVIGSALGLSGAEKIALVNAALLVSGAVTFVQSRGIGPIGLRLPAVMGTSFTFVASAIAIGNSEYGVAGILGSSLVASLVMIIGSFFMPQIRKLFPPVVTGTVVAMIGLSLLPVGLDWFAGGQVGSTQYASASNLLVAFFVLFVVIALTQWGRGIFASASIVIGMVVGYIAVIVLEKGFGLELGLINFSGIEEAPVFALPKLFEYGFAFPISGIIGMSIAYLVTIVESSGNFLALGEATQTKVSGKRMKSGILCEGLGSAFAALMSTTPFSTFAQNIGIISLTGVASRFVVAMAGVLLVLAGIFPIFGALVVSIPLPVLGGAGLMMFAMIITAGIQVLGRVEINKRNGLVISVSLGLGLMVTMRPEVLNDLPEFIQVIFKSGITVGSLSALILNLILPGREIVQDEE
- a CDS encoding epoxyqueuosine reductase QueH; its protein translation is MQEFVREKLTLPNDGKKLLLHSCCAPCSGEVMEAMVASGIDFTIYFYNPNIHPLKEYEIRKEENIRFAEKFGIPFIDADYDRDNWFERAKGMEMEPERGIRCTMCFDMRFERSALYAYENGFDVMTSSLGISRWKDMNQINDCGVRAADKYPGLTYWDYNWRKGGGSARMIEISKREEFYQQEYCGCAYSLRDTNKFRRSRGRDSIKLGVLYYTNDQKTQTEQ
- a CDS encoding AAA family ATPase; the protein is MKIAIVGPSGVGKSTIAAALGSHYAIKAYEFDAIYWDLTQDNYVKNQEEVMSHQITLILKQNEWIMEGAYDRRMMAFFEASSVIFRVKTPYSRIVFRLVKRYLLAKLTKKKPIESWKNTIELLKFSKKFEARLDHFFEENPVFLNKLVVVADAAECIETIDNLDCCGL
- a CDS encoding lipopolysaccharide assembly protein LapA domain-containing protein, which codes for MKRIYFWLKIAVWVLIFAVVFIVFYVNRDSQVSFNYLIGDATLNTSLFICVIFMIGALFTIGVLALLNISRVFSNMGLKNSVKRLEKENAELKRKTHVL